In the Clostridium beijerinckii genome, one interval contains:
- the mfd gene encoding transcription-repair coupling factor — protein sequence MRLKGLLEPLESSLEFQDIIQGIESKRYPIGIYGASESGRGYIISGIFENTNRSIVVVTQSDMEAKNLYEDLIFYTSEVYYFPVKEMVFYNIDAISGDLRWARLKVINEILNNKKKIIVTSIEAFAAKYTPHNLFLEYSMKFKEGDEVNLADISKKLIQSGYERVEMVEGKGQFSLRGGILDVFPTGSTYPYRVELFGDEIESIRTFNTESQRSIEKVKKIDIFPAKEVIVSEEMLEVGRNKLKEEFNKIAESDKDSERVEKLRKILNKNLELLEETSSFETIDSYLPYFTKETESLFDYFKNYLFIVDNVQRCNGKLESTYLEFEENFTAFSQRGDIFPGQGNLLINKEEVLESFEDEKIAFIEALTKVSGWLKPLSIINVAQTTLNNYQGQLDLLIDEILGKKNLGYKTLILSGTRARGERLVGTLRDRGIESVYKDTVDKIEHGEVVITFGNQLRGFEYPQYKVCIISDKEVFGAAKRKLKSSKAKKKGISKIKSFAELKPGDYVVHANHGIGVYKGIKQIDVGGHKRDYLDIVYDKGDKLYVPVDQLDLIQKYIGSEGKSPKVNKLGSAEWQKAKAKARKSINEIAEDLVKLYAMRSTVKGHKFSKDTEWQKQFEDEFPFEETPDQLTSLEEIKIDMESDKPMDRLLCGDVGYGKTEVAIRAAFKAVMDGKQVALLVPTTILAEQHYKNIKNRFSDFPIKIDMVSRFRTAKQQKEILQKVKEGNLDILIGTHRLVSKDIQFKDLGLLIVDEEQRFGVKQKEKIKGIKKNVDVLTLSATPIPRTLHMSLSGVRDISVIETPPEERYPVQTYVVEQNDQLIRDAILREIGRGGQVYFVYNRVEDIERMAKYVQSLVPESKVGIAHGQMAERQLEKEMFDFMSEEYNVLVCTTIIETGMDIQNVNTIIIYDADKMGLSQLYQLRGRVGRSNRIAYAYLLYTKDKVLTEVAEKRLKALKDFTELGSGFKIAMRDLEIRGAGNMMGSSQHGHMASIGYDLYCRMLEDTVKLLKGEIQKEPIETTLDIKVDAFISENYIEDEIQKIEVYKKIAAIEGLDDYSDIKEELEDRYSKIPEPVYNLMDIAYIKSRAKSIFIEEIKETPKELLFKFAQGESEYKNIFKILMEKYKNSVVLKFGSNPYFAFKLKYIKKENKLEFLKEVFDDIIL from the coding sequence ATGAGATTAAAAGGGTTATTGGAGCCCTTGGAAAGTAGTTTAGAATTTCAAGACATAATACAAGGGATTGAAAGTAAAAGATACCCTATTGGTATATATGGTGCATCTGAATCAGGTCGAGGATACATTATAAGTGGAATATTTGAAAATACTAACAGATCAATTGTGGTTGTAACTCAAAGCGATATGGAGGCAAAAAATCTTTATGAAGATTTGATATTTTATACTAGTGAGGTATATTATTTTCCAGTAAAGGAAATGGTTTTCTATAATATTGATGCTATCTCTGGAGATTTGAGATGGGCAAGATTAAAAGTAATAAATGAAATATTAAATAATAAGAAAAAAATAATAGTGACATCAATAGAAGCTTTTGCTGCAAAATATACTCCTCATAATTTATTTTTGGAATACAGCATGAAATTTAAAGAAGGCGATGAAGTTAATCTTGCCGATATATCAAAGAAATTAATTCAATCAGGTTATGAAAGAGTGGAAATGGTTGAGGGCAAAGGACAATTTTCACTTAGAGGAGGCATATTAGACGTATTTCCAACAGGTTCAACTTATCCATATAGAGTTGAACTTTTTGGCGATGAAATAGAATCAATAAGAACTTTTAATACAGAATCTCAACGAAGTATTGAGAAAGTTAAAAAGATAGATATTTTCCCTGCAAAAGAAGTAATAGTTTCAGAAGAGATGTTAGAGGTTGGAAGAAATAAACTTAAGGAAGAGTTTAATAAAATTGCTGAAAGTGATAAAGATAGTGAAAGAGTAGAAAAACTAAGAAAAATATTAAATAAAAACTTAGAACTACTAGAAGAGACTTCGTCTTTTGAAACAATAGATAGTTATCTTCCGTACTTTACCAAAGAAACAGAAAGTCTTTTTGATTATTTTAAGAATTATTTATTTATAGTAGATAATGTTCAAAGATGTAATGGAAAATTAGAATCAACTTATTTAGAGTTTGAAGAAAATTTCACAGCTTTTTCTCAAAGAGGAGATATATTTCCCGGGCAAGGAAATTTATTAATAAATAAAGAAGAAGTATTAGAATCATTTGAAGATGAAAAGATTGCTTTTATCGAAGCATTGACAAAAGTTTCTGGCTGGCTAAAGCCACTATCAATAATAAATGTAGCTCAGACAACATTAAATAACTATCAAGGTCAGCTAGATTTATTAATTGATGAAATATTAGGTAAAAAGAATTTAGGATATAAGACACTAATTTTATCAGGAACTCGAGCTAGAGGGGAACGTTTAGTTGGAACATTAAGAGACAGAGGGATAGAAAGTGTCTACAAGGATACTGTTGATAAAATTGAGCATGGTGAAGTTGTAATAACTTTTGGTAATCAGTTGAGAGGATTTGAATATCCACAATATAAAGTATGTATAATATCAGATAAAGAAGTATTTGGTGCGGCAAAGAGAAAATTAAAAAGTAGTAAAGCAAAGAAAAAGGGAATTTCTAAAATCAAGAGCTTTGCGGAATTAAAGCCGGGAGATTACGTAGTACATGCAAATCATGGTATCGGAGTATACAAAGGAATTAAACAAATAGATGTTGGAGGGCATAAAAGAGATTATTTAGATATTGTTTATGATAAAGGTGATAAATTATATGTTCCAGTAGATCAATTAGATTTAATTCAAAAGTATATTGGAAGTGAAGGAAAGTCACCTAAAGTTAATAAACTTGGAAGCGCTGAATGGCAAAAAGCAAAAGCAAAGGCAAGAAAATCAATAAATGAAATAGCTGAAGATCTAGTTAAGCTTTACGCAATGAGAAGTACTGTAAAAGGACATAAGTTTTCCAAGGACACTGAATGGCAAAAACAATTTGAAGATGAGTTTCCGTTTGAAGAAACTCCAGACCAATTAACATCACTAGAAGAAATAAAGATAGATATGGAATCTGATAAACCTATGGATAGACTTTTATGTGGAGATGTTGGATACGGTAAAACAGAAGTTGCTATAAGGGCTGCATTTAAAGCAGTAATGGATGGAAAGCAAGTTGCTCTTTTAGTTCCAACTACCATTTTAGCAGAGCAACATTATAAAAATATAAAAAATAGATTTTCAGATTTTCCGATAAAGATAGACATGGTTAGCAGGTTTAGGACAGCGAAACAGCAAAAAGAAATACTTCAAAAGGTGAAGGAAGGTAATTTAGATATTTTAATAGGTACTCATAGATTGGTATCTAAAGACATTCAATTTAAAGATTTAGGCTTATTAATAGTAGACGAAGAGCAAAGATTTGGAGTTAAGCAAAAAGAAAAGATTAAGGGAATTAAGAAAAATGTTGATGTTTTAACTCTAAGTGCAACTCCAATTCCTAGAACCCTGCATATGTCGCTAAGTGGAGTTAGAGATATTTCAGTCATAGAAACACCACCAGAAGAAAGATACCCTGTCCAAACATATGTTGTTGAACAAAATGATCAGCTTATAAGAGACGCAATTCTTAGGGAAATAGGTAGAGGCGGCCAAGTTTACTTCGTATACAATAGAGTGGAAGATATCGAAAGGATGGCTAAGTATGTTCAATCGTTAGTTCCAGAGAGTAAAGTCGGAATTGCTCATGGTCAAATGGCAGAAAGACAACTTGAGAAGGAAATGTTTGACTTTATGTCAGAAGAGTATAACGTATTAGTTTGCACTACTATAATAGAAACTGGAATGGATATTCAAAATGTAAATACTATAATAATATATGATGCAGATAAGATGGGACTTTCTCAGTTATATCAGCTTAGAGGTAGAGTTGGAAGATCAAATAGAATTGCATATGCGTATTTGCTATATACTAAGGATAAAGTATTAACAGAAGTTGCTGAAAAAAGGCTTAAAGCATTAAAGGATTTCACTGAATTGGGCTCTGGTTTTAAAATAGCTATGAGAGATTTGGAAATTAGAGGTGCAGGTAATATGATGGGATCTTCTCAACATGGACATATGGCCTCTATAGGATATGATCTGTATTGCAGAATGCTTGAAGATACTGTTAAACTTCTTAAAGGTGAAATTCAAAAAGAACCTATAGAAACAACCTTAGATATAAAAGTAGATGCCTTTATATCAGAAAATTATATAGAAGATGAAATTCAAAAAATTGAAGTTTATAAGAAAATTGCTGCAATTGAGGGATTAGACGATTATAGTGATATCAAAGAAGAACTAGAAGATAGATACTCTAAGATACCAGAACCTGTGTATAATTTAATGGATATTGCTTATATAAAGAGTAGAGCTAAATCTATATTCATTGAAGAGATAAAAGAAACTCCAAAAGAATTATTGTTCAAGTTTGCACAAGGTGAAAGTGAATATAAAAATATATTTAAAATATTGATGGAAAAATATAAGAATAGCGTAGTATTAAAGTTTGGTTCAAACCCTTATTTCGCATTTAAATTAAAATATATTAAGAAGGAAAATAAATTGGAGTTTCTGAAGGAAGTTTTCGATGACATAATATTGTAA
- a CDS encoding peptidylprolyl isomerase, protein MKKLKKFVAALAMVTIAVSAMGCKMIEKTPEAIQKTVLATVGNEKITKGDLDKEMEKYTAQLKQQYGDNYESNAQVKDQLQQAKKQELDSLVTQKVVLQKATELNLKPSDDDINKQVDDQIAQIKSQYSEEGQFESVLEQNGLTEDQLKDVVKNNVIMQAVQQDIVKDIEVTDDDVQTYYNENKDSKYTQGAGANASHILIAEKASDGSIDYDASLTKANAIKSKLDSGADFAKLAKENSTDAATKDNGGSLGFVAYNSTQLVTEFMDGFKNLKEGEISAPVKSQFGYHIIKATGLKDSQVTPFEQVKDQIKSSLLQQKQQDALSAKITEWKTDLKVKTYEDKL, encoded by the coding sequence TTGAAAAAATTAAAAAAATTTGTTGCAGCTTTAGCTATGGTGACAATTGCGGTATCAGCTATGGGTTGCAAAATGATTGAGAAAACACCAGAAGCGATACAGAAAACAGTTCTTGCAACAGTTGGAAATGAAAAAATAACAAAAGGTGATTTAGATAAAGAAATGGAAAAGTATACTGCACAACTAAAACAGCAGTATGGAGATAATTATGAAAGTAATGCTCAAGTTAAAGATCAGTTGCAACAAGCAAAAAAACAGGAATTAGATAGCTTAGTAACTCAAAAAGTAGTATTACAAAAGGCTACTGAGTTAAATCTTAAGCCATCTGATGATGATATAAATAAGCAAGTTGATGATCAAATAGCTCAAATTAAATCCCAATATTCAGAAGAAGGACAATTTGAAAGTGTTCTAGAGCAAAATGGATTGACTGAAGATCAGCTAAAAGATGTTGTAAAAAATAATGTTATAATGCAGGCTGTTCAACAAGATATAGTGAAAGATATAGAAGTTACTGATGACGATGTTCAAACATATTATAATGAAAATAAGGATTCAAAATATACACAAGGAGCTGGAGCTAATGCATCGCATATTTTAATAGCTGAAAAGGCTAGTGATGGATCAATAGATTATGATGCATCATTAACAAAAGCTAATGCTATAAAATCAAAATTAGATTCCGGAGCTGATTTTGCGAAATTAGCTAAGGAGAACTCAACAGATGCAGCAACCAAAGATAATGGTGGTAGTTTAGGATTTGTAGCATACAACTCAACACAATTAGTTACTGAATTTATGGATGGGTTTAAGAATTTGAAAGAAGGGGAAATTTCAGCGCCAGTAAAGAGTCAGTTCGGATATCATATAATTAAGGCTACTGGATTAAAAGACTCACAAGTAACTCCTTTTGAACAAGTTAAAGATCAAATAAAATCATCATTATTACAACAAAAGCAACAAGATGCTTTAAGTGCTAAGATTACAGAATGGAAAACAGACCTAAAAGTAAAAACTTATGAAGATAAATTATAA
- the spoVT gene encoding stage V sporulation protein T, with protein sequence MKATGIVRRIDDLGRVVIPKEIRRTLRIREGDPLEIFTDRDGGVILKKYSPIEELTNFSKEYCESLQQVIGHVVLIADKDAFVSVSGAPKKDYIERKVSSELEKIMDGRKTVLLNKADNAVIPLHNDDDETEYTSQVISPIIAEGDEIGAVIILSKEDGELGEVETKLVETAAAFLGKQMEQ encoded by the coding sequence ATGAAGGCAACAGGAATTGTTAGAAGAATTGATGATTTAGGAAGAGTAGTAATACCAAAGGAAATAAGGAGAACTTTAAGAATAAGAGAAGGAGATCCTTTAGAAATTTTTACCGATAGAGATGGTGGAGTAATTTTAAAAAAATATTCACCAATTGAAGAACTTACTAACTTTTCAAAGGAATATTGTGAAAGCTTGCAACAAGTTATAGGTCATGTAGTACTAATAGCTGATAAAGATGCATTTGTTTCAGTAAGTGGAGCACCAAAAAAAGACTACATAGAAAGAAAAGTAAGCAGTGAGCTAGAAAAGATAATGGACGGAAGAAAAACTGTATTATTAAATAAAGCTGATAACGCAGTAATACCATTACATAATGATGACGATGAAACAGAGTACACTAGTCAAGTTATATCACCAATCATAGCTGAAGGTGATGAAATAGGAGCTGTAATTATTCTTTCAAAAGAAGATGGAGAGCTTGGCGAAGTTGAAACAAAGCTAGTTGAGACAGCTGCAGCATTCTTAGGCAAACAAATGGAGCAATAA
- a CDS encoding putative polysaccharide biosynthesis protein, with amino-acid sequence MKKQSLIRGSIILGVAGILTRFLGLFFRWPLIMLIGDEGIGYYQMSYPLYMFFIAMASGVPVAISKMISEKNATNDIYGSFEVMKESAILMTIIGTGTTLALFFFAKPIVLFLKWDTKAYYSLIGISFAPIVISFVTIFRGFFQGLQNMTPSAISQIIEQIGRVIFGVGLAVFLLPRGIEYSAGGAAFGATAGAVLGGAYLYSNYKRVKKRYAIKKIKSNPEILNTILKIAIPISLGTTVSSIMNLIDSILVPQKLLDAGFTNVQSTVLYAQLTGKASVIVNIPLTLSMAICTSLIPIIAENFILKKQKELKGKIDASMKMASVIAIPCTFGLFFLAEPVMKFIFPGRFEGIEILKYLSLTIPFIIITQTTTAILQGTGHYIKPVINLLIGCLIKIVLTWVLVPMQMFNIYGAVLASFGAYLTVSILNIMMMKFTLRVRLNLYEILIKPCYASSIMMLIVLISYNILYKNTISNGISCLTSIFLGMIVYIIMIIVFKVFNVEEIRDRFKRK; translated from the coding sequence ATGAAAAAACAATCCCTAATAAGAGGGAGCATAATTCTTGGAGTTGCAGGAATATTAACAAGATTTTTAGGTCTATTTTTTAGATGGCCACTAATAATGTTAATTGGAGATGAGGGAATTGGATATTATCAAATGTCATACCCGCTGTATATGTTTTTTATAGCTATGGCTTCTGGAGTTCCAGTTGCAATTTCTAAGATGATATCAGAAAAGAATGCAACAAATGATATATATGGAAGCTTTGAAGTAATGAAAGAATCTGCTATTTTAATGACAATAATAGGGACAGGCACAACTTTAGCGTTATTCTTTTTTGCAAAACCAATAGTATTATTTTTGAAGTGGGATACAAAAGCGTATTATTCATTAATCGGAATATCATTTGCACCAATTGTAATATCATTTGTAACTATATTTAGAGGATTCTTTCAAGGGCTGCAAAATATGACTCCGTCAGCTATATCACAGATAATAGAGCAGATTGGTAGAGTCATATTCGGTGTTGGACTTGCTGTATTTTTACTACCTAGAGGCATAGAGTACTCAGCAGGTGGTGCAGCATTTGGAGCAACTGCGGGAGCTGTTCTTGGAGGAGCTTATTTATACTCGAATTATAAAAGAGTAAAGAAACGTTATGCCATTAAAAAAATAAAAAGCAATCCAGAAATATTAAATACTATATTAAAGATTGCAATACCAATATCATTAGGTACTACAGTATCAAGTATTATGAATTTAATAGATTCCATTTTAGTACCACAAAAACTATTAGATGCGGGCTTCACAAATGTACAATCAACTGTATTATATGCGCAATTAACAGGTAAAGCGTCTGTAATCGTAAATATTCCATTAACTCTTTCTATGGCTATTTGTACATCTCTAATTCCTATCATAGCTGAGAATTTCATACTTAAGAAGCAGAAAGAGCTAAAAGGCAAAATAGATGCATCTATGAAAATGGCATCAGTAATTGCTATTCCGTGCACTTTTGGGTTATTCTTTTTAGCTGAACCAGTAATGAAGTTTATATTTCCAGGTAGGTTTGAAGGAATAGAGATATTAAAATATTTATCATTAACAATTCCTTTTATAATAATTACTCAAACAACAACAGCAATACTACAAGGAACAGGGCATTATATAAAACCTGTTATTAACCTCCTGATTGGATGTTTGATTAAAATTGTATTAACATGGGTATTAGTTCCTATGCAAATGTTTAACATATATGGTGCTGTTTTGGCGAGCTTTGGAGCTTATTTAACAGTAAGTATTTTAAATATAATGATGATGAAATTTACACTAAGAGTAAGACTTAACTTATACGAAATATTAATAAAACCTTGCTATGCATCCAGTATTATGATGTTAATTGTATTAATAAGTTATAATATTTTATATAAGAATACAATTAGTAATGGAATATCTTGCTTGACATCTATATTTTTGGGTATGATAGTATATATTATAATGATAATTGTATTCAAGGTATTTAATGTTGAAGAAATAAGAGATAGATTTAAAAGAAAGTAA
- the mazG gene encoding nucleoside triphosphate pyrophosphohydrolase, producing the protein MIKIVGLGPGSKDALTIGTINELEASKHIFLRTEKHPTVDYLKEKNIVFDTYDNIYDSIDNFDEVYLNIAKDIINKHKNMTDLIYAVPGHPLVAEKSVFNLIELCKKNGIEYKVIPAVSFIDAMIESLKIDPIEGLKVIDSFDISNQILDKRIGTIVTQVYNQLIASEVKLRLLECYNDETEIYYVRAAGIDGQESIRKIPLFELDMQEDIDYLTSIYIPKDLKNKKDFNDFLDIIEVLRGEDGCPWDREQTHKSLKKALIEESYEVIDAIDQDDDNSLIEELGDVLLQVVFHASIGKEDGYFDIGDVIEGICNKMISRHPHVFKDADGLNSSEDVLIKWDELKKKEKGYNSVVDELKGITKGLPALLRAHKIQEKASKVGFDFENIDFAVSKVKEELKEVIDVYNTENVEKIEEEVGDLIFSCVNIARFLKVDEEIALNYTIDKFIKRFQYIERAAKDKNIELTSMTLDEMNELWEISKNLG; encoded by the coding sequence ATGATTAAGATAGTGGGATTAGGACCAGGAAGTAAGGATGCATTGACAATAGGAACAATAAATGAACTCGAAGCAAGCAAACATATATTTCTAAGAACGGAAAAGCATCCAACAGTAGATTACCTGAAGGAAAAAAATATCGTATTTGATACTTATGATAATATTTATGATAGTATAGATAATTTTGATGAAGTATACTTAAATATCGCAAAAGACATAATTAATAAGCATAAAAATATGACTGATTTAATTTATGCAGTTCCAGGTCATCCATTGGTTGCAGAAAAATCAGTATTTAACTTAATAGAACTATGTAAAAAAAATGGAATAGAATATAAAGTTATACCAGCAGTAAGTTTTATCGATGCAATGATTGAAAGCCTTAAGATTGATCCTATAGAGGGGTTAAAGGTTATAGACTCTTTTGACATAAGTAACCAAATTTTAGACAAAAGAATAGGAACAATTGTTACGCAGGTATACAATCAATTGATAGCATCAGAAGTTAAATTAAGATTGCTAGAATGCTATAATGATGAAACAGAGATTTATTATGTAAGAGCAGCCGGAATAGACGGTCAGGAAAGCATAAGAAAGATACCGTTATTTGAACTGGATATGCAGGAGGACATAGATTATTTAACATCTATTTATATACCAAAGGATTTAAAAAACAAAAAAGACTTTAATGACTTTTTAGACATAATAGAAGTTTTGAGAGGTGAAGATGGATGTCCGTGGGATAGAGAACAAACCCATAAGTCTCTTAAGAAGGCTTTAATAGAAGAAAGCTATGAGGTAATAGACGCAATAGATCAAGATGATGATAATTCGTTAATCGAAGAATTAGGAGATGTACTTCTACAAGTTGTTTTTCATGCATCTATTGGAAAAGAAGACGGATATTTCGATATAGGAGATGTGATAGAAGGAATTTGTAATAAAATGATAAGTAGGCATCCTCATGTATTTAAAGATGCTGATGGATTGAATTCATCAGAAGATGTATTAATAAAGTGGGATGAGTTAAAGAAGAAAGAAAAGGGATATAATAGTGTTGTAGATGAACTGAAAGGAATAACAAAGGGACTACCTGCACTTTTAAGAGCACATAAGATTCAAGAAAAGGCAAGTAAGGTTGGATTTGACTTTGAAAATATAGATTTTGCTGTAAGTAAGGTAAAAGAAGAGTTAAAAGAAGTAATTGATGTATATAATACAGAAAATGTGGAGAAAATAGAAGAAGAAGTCGGAGATTTAATATTTTCATGTGTAAATATTGCAAGGTTTCTGAAAGTAGACGAAGAAATAGCATTAAATTATACTATAGACAAGTTTATAAAAAGATTTCAGTATATTGAAAGAGCAGCTAAGGATAAGAATATTGAATTAACAAGTATGACTTTAGATGAAATGAATGAACTATGGGAAATTTCAAAAAACTTAGGTTAA
- a CDS encoding HU family DNA-binding protein: protein MNKAELITSMAEKSKLTKKDAELALKALIESVEEALEKGEKVQLVGFGTFETRERAAREGRNPRTKEVINIPATTVPVFKAGKEFKDKVNK, encoded by the coding sequence GTGAATAAAGCAGAATTAATTACTAGTATGGCGGAAAAAAGTAAATTAACAAAAAAAGATGCAGAATTAGCATTAAAAGCTTTAATTGAAAGTGTTGAGGAAGCACTAGAAAAAGGAGAAAAGGTTCAATTAGTTGGATTTGGAACTTTTGAAACTAGAGAAAGAGCAGCTAGAGAAGGAAGAAATCCTAGAACTAAAGAAGTTATAAACATTCCTGCAACAACAGTTCCAGTATTTAAAGCAGGTAAGGAATTCAAAGATAAAGTTAACAAGTAA
- a CDS encoding RNA-binding S4 domain-containing protein, which yields MRLDKYLKVSRIIKRRTVAKEICESGRILINGKVAKPSTKIKEGDIIEITFANKVLKAEIASVVEHVRKEEAKEMYIILEGEEDKE from the coding sequence GTGAGGCTAGATAAATATTTAAAGGTATCGCGTATTATAAAAAGAAGAACTGTAGCGAAAGAAATATGTGAGAGTGGCCGTATATTAATAAACGGGAAAGTAGCAAAGCCTTCTACAAAAATAAAAGAAGGGGATATAATTGAAATAACGTTTGCTAATAAAGTATTAAAAGCGGAAATTGCTAGTGTAGTAGAACATGTGAGAAAAGAAGAAGCAAAAGAAATGTATATTATCCTTGAGGGTGAAGAAGATAAAGAGTAG
- the yabP gene encoding sporulation protein YabP — protein sequence MEKRVENKVEDNKSSLSLENRKKLTLSGVIEVISFDEQKIDLTTNLGNLTIKGEELKMNKLDVQNGDVIIAGSIASMVYNGKISKKSNESIISRLFK from the coding sequence ATGGAGAAAAGAGTGGAAAATAAAGTAGAAGATAATAAATCAAGTTTATCTCTAGAGAATAGAAAAAAATTAACTTTAAGTGGTGTTATAGAGGTTATAAGTTTTGATGAGCAAAAAATAGATTTAACAACTAATCTAGGAAATTTAACTATCAAGGGAGAAGAGTTAAAAATGAACAAGTTGGATGTGCAAAATGGTGATGTTATAATTGCTGGAAGCATTGCATCTATGGTATATAACGGAAAGATATCTAAGAAAAGCAATGAAAGCATAATAAGCAGATTGTTTAAGTAG
- the yabQ gene encoding spore cortex biosynthesis protein YabQ has translation MPLGLNMQINLVICSLIGGVITGILFDIYRGIRGLNSIKILTIIEDMLFCVLIALIVFTFLLYTNYAFLTPYVYIFIIMAIILYFKFISKYFYNSEMLIAKLSYKLIRILLKNLLYPLKIIAYKITDKRK, from the coding sequence ATGCCTTTAGGATTGAATATGCAGATTAATCTTGTTATATGCAGCTTAATTGGAGGTGTTATAACGGGAATATTGTTTGATATATATAGAGGAATAAGAGGATTAAACTCTATAAAGATATTAACAATAATAGAAGATATGCTATTTTGTGTACTTATTGCTTTGATTGTTTTTACCTTTTTATTATATACTAATTATGCATTTTTAACTCCCTATGTATATATTTTCATAATTATGGCCATTATATTATACTTTAAATTTATTAGTAAGTATTTTTATAACAGCGAGATGCTAATTGCAAAATTATCTTATAAGTTGATTAGAATTTTATTGAAAAATTTATTATATCCATTAAAAATAATTGCATATAAAATTACTGATAAAAGGAAATGA
- a CDS encoding FtsB family cell division protein: MKTKLILKRTIITGFIIFFVFSYIRQSMTMNRIQKEIDSKQVQLNEIKQKNERLQDEVDKINSSSSDYLEKLARERLGMIKPGEKVVNGEITNQN; this comes from the coding sequence ATGAAAACGAAGTTAATATTAAAGCGGACAATAATTACTGGATTTATTATTTTCTTTGTCTTTAGTTACATTAGGCAAAGTATGACAATGAATAGAATTCAAAAGGAAATTGACAGTAAACAAGTTCAGTTAAATGAAATTAAGCAAAAAAACGAAAGACTTCAAGATGAAGTTGATAAAATTAATTCAAGCTCATCGGATTATCTTGAAAAATTAGCAAGGGAAAGACTTGGGATGATTAAGCCTGGTGAAAAAGTTGTTAATGGTGAGATAACAAATCAAAATTAA
- a CDS encoding S1 domain-containing RNA-binding protein yields MTLMAGNIVEGTVINITNFGAFIEVEGKTGLVHISEVADSYVKDIREHLSEQDKVKVKVISIDDNGKISLSIKQANVQRKSVKPAEIDWKAPDKKKTTNSGNFEDIMSKFLKDSEERMQDVKKHQEFKSKGGKKGY; encoded by the coding sequence ATGACCTTAATGGCAGGAAACATAGTAGAGGGCACAGTGATAAACATCACAAACTTTGGAGCTTTTATTGAAGTTGAAGGCAAAACTGGATTAGTTCATATTTCAGAAGTGGCAGATTCTTACGTAAAAGATATTAGAGAACATCTTAGTGAGCAAGATAAAGTGAAAGTGAAAGTTATCTCAATTGATGATAATGGTAAAATCAGTCTTTCAATAAAGCAAGCAAATGTTCAAAGAAAATCGGTTAAACCAGCAGAGATTGATTGGAAGGCACCTGATAAGAAGAAAACTACTAATTCAGGAAATTTCGAAGATATTATGTCTAAGTTTCTAAAAGATAGTGAAGAAAGAATGCAAGATGTAAAGAAACATCAAGAATTTAAAAGTAAAGGTGGAAAAAAAGGCTACTAA